The following are from one region of the Simiduia agarivorans SA1 = DSM 21679 genome:
- a CDS encoding N-acetylmuramoyl-L-alanine amidase: protein MKAFIAASLLVSLCACSSLSDRPYPLEVVTSENSSERVRFLVMHYTAIDFDRSLRALTLPSNNPVSSHYLIPERDDPSYPHDELKVFQLVDEHRRAWHAGPGKWEDREQVNDQSIGIEIVNRAHCHPPMEQTKAGICFFPEFDREQIELVIQLSKDILARNPDITPTRVVGHGDILPQFKNDPGPRFPWQQLAAAGVGAWYDDATVIRYFDQLSAATETDPADSEREFVGLLAAYGYGIDPKDYTETDLSLYVSAFQYHFRAWKVDGEIDAHSHAILLALIEKYFPENLPENYRTGTMPETDG, encoded by the coding sequence GTGAAAGCTTTTATCGCCGCCAGCCTGCTGGTTTCACTCTGCGCTTGCAGTTCGCTTTCGGACCGACCCTATCCGCTGGAAGTGGTGACCTCCGAAAACAGCAGCGAGCGTGTGCGCTTTCTGGTAATGCATTACACGGCCATTGATTTCGACCGGTCCCTGCGCGCACTCACCTTGCCCAGCAACAATCCGGTGAGTTCGCATTATCTGATTCCCGAGCGCGATGACCCCAGCTACCCGCACGATGAATTAAAAGTATTCCAGCTGGTGGATGAACACCGGCGTGCCTGGCACGCCGGCCCCGGCAAATGGGAAGATCGCGAACAGGTGAACGATCAATCCATCGGCATTGAGATCGTCAACCGCGCCCACTGCCACCCGCCCATGGAACAGACCAAAGCGGGCATTTGTTTTTTTCCCGAATTTGATCGCGAACAGATCGAACTGGTGATTCAGCTTTCAAAAGATATCCTGGCGCGTAATCCCGACATCACACCCACCCGCGTGGTGGGCCACGGCGACATCCTGCCCCAGTTCAAAAACGATCCGGGCCCCCGTTTCCCCTGGCAGCAACTGGCCGCGGCCGGCGTTGGCGCCTGGTATGACGACGCCACGGTGATCCGCTACTTTGACCAATTGAGTGCCGCCACGGAAACCGACCCAGCCGACAGTGAGCGTGAATTCGTCGGCTTACTGGCCGCCTATGGCTACGGCATTGATCCCAAAGACTACACAGAGACTGATCTGTCACTGTATGTAAGCGCCTTCCAATACCACTTCCGGGCCTGGAAAGTGGACGGCGAAATAGACGCGCACAGCCACGCAATTCTGTTGGCACTGATTGAAAAATATTTCCCTGAAAACCTGCCTGAAAACTATCGGACCGGAACAATGCCCGAAACCGATGGCTGA
- a CDS encoding amidase codes for MASELCYLSAHEALRQFADRSLSPVELMQALIARADEVEPAINASAFRFYEQALEQAKAAERAWAEGRARPLEGLAIAIKDETYIEGQVTTNGSRLMQDNVADVTDPVPERLLAAGGIVHARSTAPEFSSAGFTWSDLWGVTRNPWNTAITVGGSSGGSAAMLAAGTTTLANATDCGGSIRIPASMCGVVGLKAAYGRVPEMPPYNADPYVHHGVMARNIADLVLMYNQVAGPHPADITSFLPDDPFLPAEYPSLAGVKVALSLDLGFYRLEPDVRRNTLAFAERLRDLGATVDLVEIDWDERCIRTAQVHQGSLLGTLVREKYGKSEQRSLMTSYARRYLELADQVTLEDVLEADRYAQHMWTALAKVFERYAILLCPTTATTQVPANYDYAKDQMRVDGELVEPIKGWFMTYPFNTLSRCPVLSMPSGFGANGVPTGVQIVGRPYREMDVMAVGYQVEKAFGNWYAQGAWPGLQVAQKV; via the coding sequence ATGGCATCAGAATTGTGTTATCTATCCGCTCACGAGGCACTGCGCCAGTTCGCTGACCGCAGCCTGTCGCCAGTGGAATTGATGCAGGCGCTGATTGCCCGCGCAGACGAAGTAGAACCCGCCATTAATGCCAGTGCCTTCCGGTTTTACGAGCAGGCGCTGGAGCAGGCCAAAGCCGCCGAGCGGGCCTGGGCCGAAGGCCGCGCCCGGCCCCTGGAAGGCCTCGCCATAGCCATCAAAGACGAGACCTATATAGAAGGGCAGGTCACCACCAACGGCTCGCGCCTGATGCAGGACAATGTGGCCGATGTGACCGACCCGGTGCCTGAGCGGCTGCTGGCCGCCGGCGGTATCGTGCACGCGCGCTCCACCGCGCCGGAATTTTCCAGCGCTGGTTTCACCTGGTCGGATTTATGGGGCGTTACCCGCAACCCGTGGAATACCGCTATCACCGTGGGCGGCAGTTCCGGCGGCTCGGCCGCCATGCTCGCCGCCGGCACCACCACCCTTGCCAATGCCACCGATTGCGGCGGCTCCATCCGCATTCCCGCCAGCATGTGTGGCGTGGTAGGGCTGAAGGCGGCTTACGGCCGGGTGCCGGAAATGCCGCCTTACAATGCCGATCCCTACGTGCACCACGGCGTAATGGCGCGCAACATTGCCGACCTGGTGTTGATGTACAACCAGGTAGCCGGCCCGCACCCGGCCGACATCACCTCATTTTTACCTGACGATCCGTTTCTGCCGGCGGAATACCCGAGCCTCGCTGGCGTTAAAGTGGCGCTGTCGCTCGATCTGGGTTTCTACCGGTTGGAACCCGATGTGCGCCGCAATACGCTCGCCTTTGCTGAACGTCTGCGCGACCTCGGCGCTACCGTCGACCTGGTGGAAATCGATTGGGACGAGCGCTGTATCCGCACCGCGCAAGTGCATCAGGGCAGCCTGCTCGGCACTTTGGTGCGGGAAAAATACGGCAAATCCGAACAGCGATCGCTCATGACCAGCTACGCCCGCCGCTATTTAGAGCTGGCCGATCAGGTCACCCTGGAAGACGTGCTCGAAGCCGACCGCTACGCCCAGCACATGTGGACCGCACTCGCCAAAGTGTTCGAGCGCTACGCGATTTTGTTATGCCCCACCACAGCCACCACTCAGGTGCCGGCCAATTACGACTACGCAAAAGATCAGATGCGCGTGGATGGTGAATTGGTGGAGCCCATCAAAGGCTGGTTCATGACTTACCCGTTCAACACCTTAAGCCGTTGCCCGGTGCTCTCCATGCCCTCCGGCTTCGGCGCTAACGGCGTGCCTACCGGCGTGCAAATTGTCGGCCGCCCTTACCGGGAAATGGATGTGATGGCGGTGGGGTATCAGGTGGAAAAGGCCTTCGGCAATTGGTATGCACAAGGCGCGTGGCCGGGGTTGCAGGTGGCACAAAAGGTTTAA
- a CDS encoding DUF6624 domain-containing protein, translated as MKRSSWHDQQEPNYKIYVGKLRIVCILFIMLAAVPLNALSSDLCDTEALKSELKIRADKDQHLRKSWKPGLKLSDDTILQDILALEKSNAVYIPDLLQKCGWPKKSVVGEDTALHIWLLVQHLDNHLHIQNQAAVKMWEAVAQGEASNGSYSALIDRNRRNSNLPQVYGFQTYNMKDRIEFYQIVTPGLIDERRKRIGLPSFYCWTLQLSGIHPDLEMEWPQGVPYKPEQCDTK; from the coding sequence ATGAAAAGATCCTCGTGGCACGACCAGCAGGAACCGAACTACAAAATCTACGTCGGTAAACTCCGAATTGTCTGCATCCTTTTCATTATGCTTGCCGCTGTACCACTAAATGCGCTATCGAGTGATTTATGTGATACAGAAGCACTCAAATCTGAACTAAAAATCCGGGCAGATAAAGATCAACACCTACGAAAGAGCTGGAAACCGGGACTGAAGCTCAGTGACGACACCATCCTCCAGGACATTCTGGCTCTGGAAAAAAGCAACGCCGTATATATTCCCGACTTATTGCAAAAATGCGGATGGCCGAAAAAGTCGGTGGTAGGCGAGGATACTGCGCTGCACATATGGCTTCTGGTTCAACATTTGGACAACCATCTGCATATTCAGAATCAGGCAGCCGTGAAAATGTGGGAGGCGGTCGCACAGGGCGAGGCATCAAACGGATCATACTCCGCTTTGATCGACAGAAACCGACGAAACTCCAACCTGCCACAAGTCTACGGATTTCAGACCTATAACATGAAAGACCGCATAGAGTTCTATCAGATAGTCACACCAGGGCTCATTGATGAAAGGCGCAAACGTATAGGGCTTCCTTCCTTCTATTGCTGGACGCTTCAGCTTTCAGGCATACATCCTGACTTAGAAATGGAATGGCCACAGGGTGTACCTTACAAGCCAGAGCAATGCGATACAAAGTAG
- a CDS encoding S41 family peptidase: MIYLFWVCLLVATSSSAKSSELWQSVLKQDLDAAYAYIKAGHPGYIDEQNPQFPDLLAHQYSRAGMLIPQVVDYDTYLGVMRYFLNGFRDAHLNISDDIRRIGNNIVTAGFSLGYDQGKLMVTSHMPGWNGLLPGLGDELLACDGVGAQDILLNYLVPYQNFTANPGRALGAAVKGFSLRTSPEMNFENCTFGSESGASNTVAFQQRSVSSNDFFDWYVSTLPQSNRASSGYELKDGVLWIGLPSFTLEGAKLARFNAMIEELVELEGFQSVVFDVRGNKGGSSLFGEAIFTAVTGGIEMTEAQRSQLPMAYAQWRISDYSLDRINDMLSRLSEDPGREGLQADYFSKLKTAMLEAKQAGRTWLVYNSNARWNLQDFERMNIAPRNFKGALVLLTDGACVSACLDFADMIRATPGSLHVGETTAADSLYMSAPTVVLPSGNRLQMPLKVWRNRLRGNNEPLVPDIYLDLSGLDSGSVRRKVFAVINRKAD; encoded by the coding sequence GTGATCTATCTGTTTTGGGTTTGTCTGTTGGTTGCCACGTCCAGTTCTGCAAAAAGCAGCGAACTATGGCAGTCGGTTCTCAAGCAAGATCTGGACGCAGCGTATGCCTATATAAAGGCAGGTCACCCTGGTTACATAGATGAACAGAATCCACAATTCCCTGATTTGCTTGCACATCAGTACTCTCGTGCGGGGATGCTGATTCCACAAGTGGTGGATTACGATACGTACCTGGGCGTGATGCGCTATTTTCTCAATGGATTTCGCGATGCGCATTTAAATATTTCAGACGACATCCGGCGTATTGGTAATAATATTGTCACTGCTGGATTTTCGCTCGGCTACGATCAGGGCAAGTTGATGGTTACCAGTCATATGCCTGGCTGGAACGGGCTTTTGCCTGGATTAGGCGACGAGTTATTAGCCTGCGATGGTGTGGGTGCGCAGGATATTCTACTGAACTACCTAGTGCCGTATCAGAATTTCACGGCGAATCCGGGCAGAGCGCTCGGAGCGGCGGTAAAAGGGTTTTCTCTCAGAACCAGTCCAGAGATGAACTTTGAAAATTGCACCTTTGGTTCGGAATCAGGCGCATCAAATACAGTGGCGTTTCAGCAGCGGTCAGTATCCTCCAACGATTTTTTTGACTGGTATGTTTCCACGCTCCCCCAATCAAATAGGGCGAGTAGTGGTTATGAACTCAAAGATGGCGTGCTTTGGATCGGCTTGCCCAGCTTTACGCTGGAGGGCGCAAAGCTGGCGCGCTTCAATGCAATGATCGAAGAACTTGTGGAGCTCGAGGGTTTCCAATCCGTCGTGTTTGACGTGCGAGGAAATAAAGGTGGAAGCAGTTTATTCGGCGAGGCGATATTCACTGCGGTGACCGGTGGTATTGAGATGACAGAAGCGCAGCGTTCGCAACTCCCGATGGCATATGCCCAATGGCGAATTTCTGATTACAGTCTTGACCGAATCAATGACATGTTGAGCAGGCTATCGGAAGACCCTGGTCGGGAGGGCCTGCAGGCAGATTACTTCAGCAAATTGAAAACGGCAATGCTGGAGGCGAAGCAAGCTGGCCGCACATGGCTGGTTTACAATTCCAATGCCCGATGGAACCTGCAGGACTTTGAGCGTATGAACATTGCGCCCAGAAATTTCAAAGGAGCTTTGGTGTTGCTCACTGATGGTGCCTGTGTATCGGCTTGCCTGGATTTTGCTGACATGATCCGGGCTACACCGGGTTCTTTGCATGTAGGGGAAACGACGGCGGCAGATAGTCTCTATATGAGCGCTCCAACCGTGGTATTGCCGAGCGGAAACCGCTTGCAGATGCCGCTGAAGGTCTGGCGCAATCGTTTACGTGGCAACAATGAACCGCTGGTCCCGGATATATATCTGGATCTGAGCGGACTGGATTCAGGCTCGGTTCGACGAAAGGTCTTTGCCGTAATAAATCGAAAAGCTGACTGA
- a CDS encoding LysR family transcriptional regulator: MKTKLFSYLAPEQLEAFEVTARVGSFSAAARTLGKAQSTISGLINNLEIDTGLELFDRSRREPHLTEHGQSLLAEVRAVMNAFNRLDAKTRSLVAGVEDSITLAVDEAAISRGQLHTTLAAFSEAFQTVSLHLLLAPENDPAMLIREGRADLGLMLAGDDYPEQFQFKGIGTTYFEAVVGAQHPLAQLAEVSANNLRDHLHLRIAGRGREGTASSDFSHRAWYVDSHSQLIDMVRNGLGWAAAPSHLVAPHLADGSLVKLPTSYQLTPFPHGVDLIWPQSRTLGHASRWLIDTLAKQVSGKR; this comes from the coding sequence ATGAAAACCAAACTCTTCAGTTATCTGGCCCCCGAGCAACTGGAAGCTTTTGAAGTGACCGCGCGGGTAGGCTCTTTTTCCGCCGCCGCCCGCACCCTGGGCAAGGCCCAGTCCACCATTTCGGGGCTGATCAATAATCTGGAGATTGATACCGGGCTGGAGCTTTTCGACCGCTCCCGGCGCGAGCCGCACCTGACCGAACACGGCCAGTCACTGCTGGCGGAAGTGCGCGCGGTGATGAATGCCTTTAACCGGCTGGATGCGAAAACCCGCAGTCTGGTGGCGGGCGTGGAGGACAGTATTACCCTGGCCGTGGACGAAGCGGCCATTTCCCGGGGCCAGCTGCACACTACCCTGGCGGCTTTCAGCGAAGCGTTTCAGACCGTCTCCTTGCACCTGCTGCTGGCGCCGGAAAACGACCCGGCCATGCTGATCCGCGAAGGCCGGGCCGACCTGGGCCTGATGCTGGCAGGCGATGATTACCCCGAGCAATTCCAATTCAAGGGCATTGGCACCACTTATTTTGAGGCGGTGGTAGGCGCCCAGCATCCGCTCGCGCAGCTTGCCGAAGTGAGTGCCAACAACCTGCGCGACCACCTGCACCTGCGCATTGCCGGCCGCGGCCGGGAAGGCACCGCCAGCAGCGATTTCAGCCACCGGGCCTGGTATGTGGACAGCCACAGCCAGCTGATCGATATGGTGCGCAATGGCCTGGGTTGGGCGGCCGCGCCCTCGCACCTGGTGGCGCCGCATCTGGCCGACGGCAGTCTGGTGAAACTGCCCACCAGTTACCAGCTCACCCCCTTTCCCCACGGCGTAGACCTGATCTGGCCCCAAAGCCGGACGCTGGGGCATGCCAGCCGGTGGTTGATTGATACGCTGGCGAAGCAGGTGAGTGGGAAGCGGTAG
- a CDS encoding MFS transporter codes for MQTTANHPLALASLLMVAMMGASILTLLPLWVGALTDLNLYSQQQIGWLAAADVVGIFAASASAIVWVRRLAWRPTLMGGLGLFLMANLLCLLVTDVAALMALRVVAGLGCGAAYAVALAGLGDHERPDFAFGLMVTAQVVFGTLGFFWAPGFIAEWGIDGFFHYLNLWLLATLMACFLCTPSSSKASGESAFALKPLLTGNALLVFATTVVYYLGVSAVWAYLERLGISMGLTGEQVGDWLGTGFAISGAGSFVAAFIGRVTGKLAAFSGALVLQTVAIFWLMGDPLNLALVSLYAVSTIVFQFFWSFAVPLLMDRFNSVDASGRLIVLCASAFKIGEILGPPMAAALIVEGNYTPVLWLGVVAFGISWVLFAVLEMRLKNARVNHA; via the coding sequence ATGCAAACCACAGCTAACCACCCCCTCGCCCTTGCCAGCCTGTTGATGGTGGCCATGATGGGCGCGTCTATTCTCACGCTGCTGCCCTTGTGGGTGGGTGCGCTCACCGACCTGAATCTTTACAGCCAGCAGCAAATCGGCTGGCTCGCGGCGGCCGACGTGGTGGGTATTTTTGCCGCCAGCGCTTCGGCCATTGTGTGGGTGCGGCGCCTCGCCTGGCGCCCGACATTAATGGGCGGCCTGGGCCTGTTTCTGATGGCCAACTTGTTGTGTTTGCTGGTCACCGATGTGGCCGCATTGATGGCCCTGCGGGTGGTGGCCGGGCTTGGCTGTGGCGCTGCCTATGCGGTGGCACTGGCAGGCCTGGGCGATCATGAACGGCCGGATTTTGCCTTCGGGCTGATGGTGACCGCGCAAGTGGTATTCGGGACACTCGGCTTTTTCTGGGCGCCCGGGTTTATTGCCGAGTGGGGCATCGATGGCTTTTTTCATTATCTGAATCTGTGGTTGCTGGCCACGTTAATGGCGTGCTTTCTTTGCACACCCAGCAGCAGTAAAGCGTCAGGCGAATCTGCCTTCGCGTTAAAACCGTTACTTACCGGCAATGCACTGCTGGTATTTGCCACCACCGTGGTTTACTACCTGGGTGTGAGCGCCGTGTGGGCCTATCTGGAGCGTTTAGGCATCAGCATGGGCCTGACCGGTGAACAGGTGGGCGACTGGCTCGGTACCGGTTTTGCCATCAGCGGCGCCGGCTCTTTTGTGGCCGCGTTCATTGGGCGGGTAACCGGCAAACTGGCTGCGTTTTCCGGCGCGCTGGTGTTGCAGACAGTGGCGATTTTCTGGCTGATGGGCGACCCGCTCAATCTTGCGCTGGTGAGCCTGTATGCGGTCAGCACCATTGTGTTCCAGTTTTTCTGGAGCTTTGCCGTGCCTCTGTTGATGGATCGCTTTAACAGCGTGGATGCCAGCGGCCGGCTCATTGTGTTGTGCGCCAGCGCGTTCAAAATTGGCGAAATTCTGGGCCCGCCCATGGCCGCAGCGTTGATTGTGGAGGGTAACTACACGCCGGTGTTGTGGTTGGGCGTAGTGGCTTTCGGTATCAGCTGGGTGCTGTTTGCCGTGTTGGAAATGCGCCTGAAAAACGCGCGGGTGAACCACGCGTGA
- a CDS encoding M1 family metallopeptidase, which translates to MKPVRLLCLAACGLFSLSVQADKFAPLSQADLGLGEYRSHTGLPSANYWQQQVDYNIHAALTVEPKHRRVHIDGRAKVRYHNNSPQPLHSLLFLLDLNRLQPGAPSLKPVPQSDALGFHGLTVSHQNTPLGITINHTLMTVQLEQPLASGDSIELAMQWRAVLPDKVSSGTRAGVEWLADNSPIVIGAQWFPRAAAFTDASGWSDKPFLGQGEFSTEFGDYQVTLDVPANFIVAASGRPVVQPLNNLGAKQARKNRRAGIAKTRRTWTFDSPQPLRDFTFAASPAFQVLTKQDAQGRQLQALFPEEAAPLWQRFALPAADYTLQVFDHALAPLPYTHINLVNVAGHGMEYPGLATISTRPDRKKHSEQTPAWDALTKYDFIGTVIHELGHNYVPMVVNTLEREWAWLDEGWVSFIEYRAEHGWEGNFDVIYGEPRSVTAYMAGPDHQPVMTEADELQQKIANAYNKTAVNLNLLRYLVLGPETFDAALKDFYRHWQFKRPLPGDFFRAMETAAGRDLSWFWRSFFFNAASLDVEITGLQCGEKIMTLAPRNMPAAPALANNPALAPLAPYHTHTHPALADIYTDNAQAASQWIESTAPSTRQCQVQITKRGGAVAPVPVVIGLDSHRIRQFTVPALAWQQATTQADGSSYLQWPIALADNESISWLQLDPHSLLPDTQPANNAVEVTP; encoded by the coding sequence GTGAAACCGGTGCGCCTGCTTTGCCTGGCCGCCTGCGGTCTGTTCAGCCTGAGCGTACAGGCCGACAAATTCGCGCCCCTGTCGCAAGCGGATCTTGGCCTGGGTGAATACCGCAGCCACACGGGCCTGCCTTCGGCAAACTACTGGCAACAACAGGTGGATTACAACATTCACGCCGCGCTTACGGTTGAACCCAAACACCGGCGCGTACATATTGATGGCCGCGCGAAGGTGCGCTACCACAACAACAGTCCGCAGCCATTGCACAGTTTGTTGTTTTTGCTGGATCTGAATAGGCTTCAACCGGGCGCGCCCAGTCTGAAGCCAGTGCCACAATCCGATGCCCTGGGCTTTCACGGGCTGACAGTTTCACACCAGAACACACCGCTCGGCATTACGATCAATCACACGCTCATGACCGTTCAACTGGAACAACCGCTGGCCAGCGGTGATTCCATTGAGCTGGCTATGCAATGGCGTGCGGTTTTGCCCGATAAAGTCAGCAGCGGCACCCGGGCCGGTGTGGAATGGTTAGCCGATAACAGCCCCATTGTCATTGGCGCGCAATGGTTTCCACGCGCGGCGGCCTTTACCGACGCCAGCGGCTGGTCGGATAAACCTTTTTTAGGCCAGGGCGAATTTTCCACGGAATTTGGCGATTATCAGGTCACCCTGGATGTGCCCGCCAACTTTATTGTGGCCGCCAGCGGCCGCCCGGTGGTCCAACCGCTAAATAATCTCGGTGCCAAACAAGCCCGAAAAAATCGACGCGCAGGTATCGCGAAAACGCGCCGGACCTGGACCTTCGACAGCCCCCAACCGCTGCGGGATTTTACCTTTGCCGCCTCACCCGCCTTCCAGGTACTGACAAAACAAGATGCGCAAGGGCGCCAATTACAGGCACTGTTTCCCGAAGAAGCCGCGCCCCTGTGGCAGCGCTTCGCCTTACCGGCGGCCGACTACACCTTGCAGGTGTTTGACCATGCGCTCGCCCCCCTGCCCTATACCCACATCAACCTGGTCAACGTGGCCGGGCACGGCATGGAATACCCGGGGCTCGCCACCATCAGCACCCGACCCGACCGCAAAAAACACAGTGAACAAACACCTGCGTGGGACGCGCTCACCAAATACGATTTTATCGGCACCGTTATTCACGAGCTGGGTCACAACTATGTGCCTATGGTGGTGAATACACTGGAACGGGAATGGGCCTGGCTGGATGAAGGTTGGGTGAGTTTTATTGAATACCGGGCCGAACACGGCTGGGAAGGCAACTTTGATGTGATTTACGGCGAACCGCGCAGCGTGACCGCCTACATGGCGGGGCCGGATCACCAACCGGTGATGACTGAAGCGGATGAACTCCAACAAAAGATCGCCAACGCCTACAATAAAACCGCTGTCAACCTGAACCTGTTGCGCTATCTCGTGCTGGGGCCGGAAACCTTTGATGCCGCGCTGAAAGATTTTTACCGGCACTGGCAATTCAAGCGCCCGCTGCCGGGCGATTTTTTCCGCGCCATGGAAACCGCTGCCGGTCGGGACCTGAGTTGGTTCTGGCGCAGTTTCTTTTTTAATGCGGCCAGTCTTGATGTGGAAATTACCGGCCTGCAGTGTGGAGAAAAAATTATGACGCTTGCGCCGCGCAACATGCCGGCTGCACCGGCGCTCGCCAATAACCCGGCGCTGGCACCGTTGGCGCCCTACCACACCCACACGCACCCGGCCTTGGCGGACATTTACACCGATAACGCCCAGGCGGCATCACAATGGATTGAATCCACTGCGCCGTCCACCCGCCAATGCCAGGTGCAGATCACCAAACGCGGTGGCGCGGTGGCACCTGTGCCGGTGGTGATCGGATTGGATAGCCATCGCATTCGCCAGTTCACCGTGCCGGCTCTGGCCTGGCAACAGGCCACAACTCAGGCCGATGGCAGCAGCTACTTGCAATGGCCAATTGCGCTGGCAGATAACGAATCAATTAGCTGGTTGCAGCTCGACCCGCACTCACTTCTGCCGGATACCCAACCGGCCAACAACGCTGTAGAGGTTACGCCATGA
- a CDS encoding C40 family peptidase yields MNRFIFATLLALSLNACTHAAPEPGLADKLVNAALPWQDQPFRVGKAEQCMNWTREVLVAACGERFRMLETQAPWDKHLLGADDKLLPEHADSLAADEFGQKIENPAQLQAGDLVFFKNTYGNWAEGVITHVGIALGDGTYIHRMTSNQGLVKIEPVPVEDFAAGIRLNDTLCQ; encoded by the coding sequence ATGAATCGCTTTATATTCGCCACCTTGCTTGCGCTGAGCCTGAATGCCTGTACGCACGCAGCCCCGGAACCCGGGCTTGCCGACAAACTGGTTAACGCCGCCCTGCCCTGGCAGGATCAACCGTTTCGCGTGGGCAAGGCCGAGCAATGCATGAACTGGACCCGCGAAGTGTTGGTGGCCGCCTGCGGCGAAAGATTCCGCATGCTGGAAACCCAAGCCCCCTGGGACAAGCACCTGCTGGGCGCAGACGATAAACTCCTGCCCGAACACGCCGATTCACTGGCGGCGGATGAATTCGGCCAGAAAATTGAAAACCCGGCACAACTGCAGGCGGGTGACCTGGTATTTTTCAAAAACACCTACGGTAACTGGGCCGAGGGCGTCATCACCCACGTGGGCATTGCGCTGGGTGATGGCACCTACATTCACCGCATGACCTCCAACCAAGGGTTGGTGAAAATTGAGCCGGTGCCCGTAGAGGACTTTGCAGCCGGCATCCGCTTGAACGATACTCTTTGCCAGTAA
- a CDS encoding N-acetylmuramoyl-L-alanine amidase: protein MLRPTLWLAALCLCACQTSPYSLEHHPSENTNDRVRFLVLHYTAINFDRSLRALTLPSGSPVSSHYLVPESNDPSYPHADLRVYKLVDENKRAWHAGPSAWEDREALNDQSIGIEIVNLAHCHPPMETGTDSLCFFPDFDPVQMQLVAGLAKDILVRYPDITPTRVVGHGDIQPFRKNDPGPRFPWQWLAAQGIGAWPDDDKVLAHYRALEAAPAPVLNEWVNKPDPENPTPLPEPTPDERQFAHWLAAYGYGIKPCEANLYEIQRYTRAFQYHFRQHKADGLSDLHTRALLLGLLEEYWPEVDLSGMDQNAPAACPD, encoded by the coding sequence ATGTTGCGCCCGACCCTCTGGCTGGCGGCCCTTTGCCTGTGTGCCTGCCAGACCAGCCCCTACTCGCTGGAACATCACCCCTCGGAAAACACCAACGACCGGGTACGCTTTCTGGTGCTGCACTACACCGCCATCAACTTTGACCGCTCCCTGCGCGCGCTCACCCTGCCAAGCGGCTCCCCGGTGAGTTCCCACTACCTGGTGCCGGAATCCAACGACCCCAGCTATCCGCATGCAGATCTCCGGGTGTACAAACTGGTGGATGAAAACAAACGCGCCTGGCATGCAGGGCCCAGCGCCTGGGAAGACCGCGAAGCCCTGAACGACCAATCCATCGGCATCGAAATCGTCAACCTCGCGCACTGCCACCCGCCCATGGAAACCGGCACCGACAGCCTCTGCTTCTTCCCAGATTTCGATCCGGTGCAGATGCAGCTGGTGGCCGGGCTCGCCAAAGACATTCTCGTCCGCTACCCGGACATAACCCCCACCCGCGTAGTGGGTCACGGCGACATTCAACCCTTCCGCAAAAACGACCCCGGCCCCCGCTTCCCCTGGCAATGGTTGGCCGCCCAGGGCATTGGCGCCTGGCCCGATGACGACAAGGTACTGGCCCACTACCGCGCACTCGAAGCCGCGCCAGCGCCAGTGCTGAACGAATGGGTCAACAAACCCGATCCGGAAAATCCCACCCCGCTGCCCGAACCCACGCCCGACGAACGCCAGTTCGCCCACTGGCTTGCCGCCTACGGCTACGGGATAAAACCCTGCGAAGCCAACCTGTACGAAATCCAGCGCTACACCCGCGCGTTTCAATACCACTTCCGGCAGCACAAGGCAGATGGCCTGTCGGATTTGCATACGCGGGCGTTGTTGTTGGGGTTGTTGGAGGAGTATTGGCCGGAAGTGGATCTTAGCGGGATGGATCAGAACGCACCTGCAGCATGCCCCGATTAA